One window of Pectobacterium carotovorum genomic DNA carries:
- a CDS encoding DegT/DnrJ/EryC1/StrS family aminotransferase — protein MIDFLNLKEVNSPHETELTENFLRVLKSGWYIAGQELYNFEEKFSEYCETKHCIGVANGLDALILTIRAWKELGWLRKGDEIIVQANTYIASVLAITENDLVPVLVEPSPVTYNLLPDTIKAAITPKTKAILPVHLYGQISPMDEIMAIAKEHNLLVLEDCAQAHGAVLNGKKAGSWGDAAGFSFYPGKNLGALGDAGAITTNNDELADALKALRNYGSHKKYENLYQGVNSRLDELQAAFLTIKLKYLDENNSRRQQIAKKYCTDIVNNLISLPHLPDFSSEHVWHLFVIQCDNRDKLQEFLSDKAIQTLIHYPTPPHLQQAYRELGLKEGTLPITESIHNKVLSLPIGPTLSDIEVKTIITAINEYQG, from the coding sequence ATGATTGATTTTTTAAATCTTAAAGAGGTTAATTCCCCGCATGAAACAGAGTTAACTGAAAATTTCTTGAGAGTATTAAAATCCGGGTGGTATATTGCAGGTCAAGAGCTTTATAATTTCGAAGAAAAATTCTCAGAATACTGTGAAACAAAGCATTGTATTGGAGTAGCGAATGGGTTAGATGCTCTTATATTAACAATCAGAGCATGGAAGGAATTAGGGTGGTTAAGAAAAGGCGATGAAATCATTGTTCAAGCAAATACTTACATTGCATCTGTACTTGCCATTACTGAGAATGATTTAGTCCCTGTATTAGTTGAACCCAGTCCTGTAACCTACAATCTCTTACCTGATACGATAAAAGCAGCAATTACGCCAAAGACCAAAGCTATTTTGCCTGTGCATCTTTATGGTCAAATCAGCCCTATGGATGAAATTATGGCCATTGCCAAAGAACACAATCTTCTTGTTCTTGAAGATTGTGCCCAAGCTCATGGTGCAGTGCTCAATGGTAAGAAGGCAGGATCATGGGGAGATGCAGCTGGCTTCAGTTTTTATCCAGGGAAGAATCTTGGTGCACTAGGTGATGCTGGTGCTATTACAACCAATAATGATGAATTGGCAGATGCGTTAAAAGCACTGAGAAACTACGGTTCACATAAAAAATATGAAAATCTTTATCAAGGTGTAAATAGCAGACTTGATGAACTTCAAGCCGCTTTTTTAACTATAAAATTAAAATACTTGGATGAGAACAATAGCAGAAGACAGCAAATAGCTAAAAAGTATTGTACTGACATTGTGAACAACTTAATTTCATTACCTCATTTACCAGATTTTTCCAGTGAACATGTATGGCACCTTTTTGTGATCCAATGTGATAACCGAGATAAATTACAAGAATTTCTTTCCGATAAAGCGATTCAGACATTAATTCATTACCCCACGCCTCCACATCTTCAACAAGCTTATCGTGAATTAGGTCTAAAAGAAGGGACTTTACCGATTACAGAGTCCATTCATAATAAAGTATTAAGTTTACCTATAGGGCCAACACTGTCTGATATAGAAGTAAAAACTATTATTACGGCAATAAATGAGTATCAGGGGTAA
- a CDS encoding GNAT family N-acetyltransferase, with protein MVSDISSKTISLRLATTSDAEFIFQLRVNDKLNKYISLVDGDIESQKKWLTNYKIKENNNLEYYYIIMRNDSKLPIGTVRLYDFINHKESFCWGSWILNENKTRSAAIESALLVYEVGFMHLGFKKCHFDVRKNNIRVIDFHKKSGAQLVTENDIDLFFVYTHEAFLKLKEKYKNFL; from the coding sequence ATGGTGTCTGATATATCAAGCAAGACAATTTCCTTAAGGTTAGCTACAACTAGTGATGCTGAATTTATATTTCAACTCCGCGTTAATGATAAATTAAATAAATATATATCATTAGTTGATGGGGATATAGAAAGCCAAAAAAAATGGTTAACCAACTATAAAATAAAAGAAAATAACAATCTCGAATATTATTATATTATTATGAGAAATGATTCCAAACTGCCTATTGGGACAGTTAGGCTGTATGATTTTATAAATCATAAGGAGTCTTTTTGTTGGGGAAGCTGGATTTTGAACGAAAATAAAACACGATCTGCTGCAATAGAAAGTGCTTTATTGGTCTATGAAGTTGGATTTATGCATCTTGGTTTTAAAAAATGTCATTTTGATGTCAGAAAAAACAATATTCGCGTTATTGATTTTCATAAAAAAAGTGGTGCGCAGTTAGTAACTGAAAACGACATAGATTTATTTTTTGTTTATACACACGAAGCTTTTTTGAAATTAAAAGAAAAATATAAAAATTTTTTATGA
- a CDS encoding WxcM-like domain-containing protein translates to MQVKIIQLQTHGDDRGALVALEQGKNIPFEIKRVYYLFKTKEGVRRGFHAHKSLKQIAIAVRGSCRFLLDDGTEKVELLLDNPAQGLLIDSCTWREMYDFTDDCVLMVLADQIYDESDYIREYSKFKSGVTTHGV, encoded by the coding sequence ATGCAAGTAAAAATAATACAGTTACAAACACACGGTGACGATCGTGGTGCATTAGTTGCACTAGAACAAGGTAAAAATATTCCATTTGAAATTAAACGTGTATATTATTTATTTAAAACTAAAGAGGGTGTCAGAAGAGGATTTCATGCCCATAAATCATTAAAACAAATAGCAATTGCCGTTCGTGGCTCTTGTCGTTTCTTACTTGATGATGGCACTGAAAAGGTAGAGTTATTATTAGATAACCCAGCTCAAGGACTTCTTATTGATTCATGTACTTGGCGAGAAATGTATGATTTTACCGATGACTGCGTATTAATGGTGCTAGCCGATCAGATTTATGATGAGTCCGATTATATCAGAGAATATAGCAAATTCAAGTCAGGAGTAACAACACATGGTGTCTGA
- a CDS encoding glucosyltransferase domain-containing protein: MEKETKNINIFIWVSCIIFSLPIMLTGVYYRDDAFRVVTGDGPWGWAGRQGADLIAHIFYLSRANIDSYPLGYIVSIAIICYTLTFIANKNLSIDAIYAKVTLPLLFASPLFLQNLAYRFDSAGMVISLALSVLAFYLSKNKENKYRLKPILLLFLSLTIYQPCVNIFLGLIATHIAFNIKKTDESKFQSLLKDSSVFITSYVIYYIFEKIKLGNIGGGRANIIPLSDVIPSLEIIFYQTWEILKLLYTGYIKWIASILLVLFLFLSMQNTYKIYIFSKKDKVYIIKIIACLVSIPFLLFFSTTGVSFLLVEKITDVRVLVGFSAVPFFFVVGITKYIHQRGRFVPTGIFIFIACVISFQFANALKAQREYEKEIISYISYDLSNLNITSQPIYVAGSAGLSPISEVISSHQPIIGKILSPLEPWIARPLLLAYGHKNTVQLWDGDPKEIIELLCQKNPMPLRDNYFYSIYKSDDYYLVFFKEKNNLCAHF; the protein is encoded by the coding sequence ATGGAAAAAGAAACGAAAAATATAAATATATTTATATGGGTTTCATGCATAATTTTCTCATTGCCAATAATGCTAACAGGCGTTTATTATAGAGATGATGCGTTTCGAGTTGTCACTGGAGATGGTCCCTGGGGATGGGCAGGCAGGCAAGGTGCTGACCTGATAGCTCATATCTTTTACTTGAGCAGAGCAAACATTGATTCTTATCCATTAGGATATATAGTATCTATTGCAATAATTTGCTACACACTTACATTTATAGCAAACAAAAATCTATCTATAGATGCTATATATGCAAAAGTAACATTACCTTTATTATTTGCTAGCCCTTTATTTCTCCAGAACCTTGCCTATCGTTTTGATAGTGCAGGAATGGTTATTTCGTTAGCATTATCAGTGCTCGCATTTTATTTATCGAAAAATAAAGAAAATAAATACAGATTAAAACCTATACTTTTATTATTTTTATCTCTTACTATATATCAACCCTGCGTTAATATATTTTTGGGATTAATCGCCACGCACATTGCTTTTAATATCAAAAAAACAGATGAATCTAAATTTCAGTCTTTATTAAAAGATAGCTCAGTTTTCATCACATCTTATGTTATTTACTATATATTTGAAAAAATAAAGCTGGGGAATATAGGTGGCGGGCGGGCAAATATTATTCCTTTATCAGACGTTATACCATCCCTTGAAATAATTTTTTATCAAACATGGGAAATACTAAAACTACTTTATACTGGTTATATAAAATGGATAGCCAGCATATTACTGGTTTTATTCTTATTTTTGTCCATGCAGAATACATATAAAATTTATATTTTTAGTAAAAAAGATAAAGTTTATATTATTAAAATAATTGCATGCTTAGTGTCTATACCGTTCCTTTTATTTTTTTCAACAACAGGTGTATCATTTTTATTAGTAGAAAAAATTACTGATGTCAGAGTGTTAGTTGGATTTTCAGCAGTTCCTTTCTTTTTTGTCGTGGGCATAACAAAATATATCCATCAAAGAGGAAGATTTGTTCCAACAGGAATTTTTATTTTCATAGCATGCGTAATTTCATTTCAATTCGCAAACGCTTTAAAAGCGCAACGCGAGTATGAAAAAGAAATCATATCATATATATCTTATGATTTAAGTAACTTAAACATTACCTCGCAACCAATCTATGTTGCAGGAAGCGCAGGCTTATCTCCAATATCTGAAGTAATTAGCTCTCATCAACCAATTATAGGTAAGATTCTTAGTCCTCTTGAACCTTGGATTGCTCGTCCGCTTCTCCTTGCTTATGGACATAAAAATACAGTTCAGCTTTGGGACGGTGATCCTAAAGAAATAATAGAGCTTTTGTGCCAGAAAAACCCAATGCCTTTACGAGATAATTATTTTTATTCGATCTATAAAAGTGATGATTATTATTTGGTTTTTTTTAAAGAAAAAAATAACCTCTGTGCTCATTTTTAA
- a CDS encoding glycosyltransferase family 2 protein: MKISLVVPVFNEEDTIPIFYKTVREFEELKKYDVEMIFVNDGSKDSTEYIINTLSLSDPLVISLSFTRNFGKESALFAGLEHATGDAIIPIDVDLQDPIEIIPLMIEKWKSGSDVVLAKRSDRSIDGYFKRRTAELFYKLQNKISTPQIEENVGDFRLMSKEIVEHIKEMPERNLFMKGVLSWVGGKTEIVEYFRAERVAGKTKFNGWKLWNLALEGITSFSTLPLRIWTYIGSVIALLSFTYGIWMIIDTIIRGNPVPGYPSLLVSILFFGGVQLIGIGVLGEYIGRVYIETKRRPRYFLRKKD, encoded by the coding sequence ATGAAAATATCGCTAGTTGTACCTGTCTTTAATGAAGAAGATACTATCCCAATTTTCTATAAAACAGTACGTGAATTCGAAGAGCTTAAAAAATATGATGTTGAAATGATCTTTGTAAATGATGGCAGTAAAGATTCTACTGAATATATAATAAACACACTCTCTCTATCTGACCCTTTAGTTATATCGCTATCTTTTACTAGAAATTTCGGTAAAGAATCTGCATTGTTTGCAGGGTTAGAACATGCAACAGGTGATGCCATCATCCCAATTGATGTAGACTTACAGGATCCAATCGAAATTATTCCTCTGATGATTGAAAAGTGGAAATCAGGTTCAGACGTTGTATTAGCAAAACGTTCAGACCGTTCCATTGATGGATACTTTAAACGGAGAACAGCAGAATTATTTTATAAACTTCAAAACAAAATCAGCACTCCTCAAATAGAAGAGAATGTTGGCGATTTTCGTTTAATGTCAAAGGAAATTGTTGAACATATAAAAGAAATGCCAGAGAGAAATCTTTTCATGAAAGGAGTCCTTTCGTGGGTAGGTGGTAAAACGGAAATTGTTGAATACTTTAGAGCTGAACGAGTAGCAGGAAAAACAAAATTTAATGGATGGAAACTTTGGAATCTTGCTCTCGAAGGGATTACGAGTTTCTCAACGCTTCCTCTACGCATATGGACTTACATTGGCTCAGTGATTGCTCTTTTATCTTTCACTTATGGTATATGGATGATTATTGATACTATAATTCGAGGTAACCCAGTCCCTGGCTATCCCTCCTTACTCGTATCTATTTTATTTTTTGGCGGTGTTCAATTAATTGGAATCGGTGTCCTTGGTGAATATATAGGACGAGTATACATTGAAACAAAAAGACGGCCTCGGTATTTTTTAAGGAAGAAAGACTAA
- a CDS encoding GtrA family protein has protein sequence MIRLFYKYMTIGVINTIIHWVTFSIMFYLSSLNQASSNLISFSTAVTFSFFANAKFTFKARPTTKKYIAFVIFTGMVSFICGSISDYYNINPLVTLIEFSGISLVLGFLFSKYVIFRDVR, from the coding sequence ATGATTAGATTATTTTATAAATATATGACAATTGGTGTAATAAATACAATAATTCATTGGGTTACATTTTCTATAATGTTTTATTTAAGCTCTCTTAATCAAGCATCAAGCAATTTAATTTCATTTTCAACAGCAGTGACTTTTTCTTTTTTTGCAAATGCTAAGTTCACGTTCAAAGCCAGACCAACAACAAAAAAATACATAGCTTTTGTCATTTTTACTGGCATGGTAAGTTTTATTTGTGGAAGTATTTCAGATTACTATAACATTAATCCTTTGGTGACATTAATTGAGTTCTCTGGAATAAGTTTAGTGCTAGGTTTTCTATTTTCAAAATATGTGATATTTAGGGACGTAAGATGA
- a CDS encoding glycosyltransferase family 2 protein, translated as METRNKLSIVMIAKNASELLDECLRSVEWADEIIIVDSGSTDNTVEIAENYGARVYHTNQWPGYGKQRQKAQRYANGDYIFVIDTDERVTPELRNSIEKILAKPDIDNRNVYFCARRNLFLGRFMRHSGWYPDNVIRFYANNCFAYNDNTVHESLNYGSASLKKLSGDLLHLTCREFSSFQKKQLHYALAWAEERHSRGKRCRYSDIFIHTVFAFLKTWIFRAGFLDGKQGLLLAIVNSQYTFNKYTELWSLQKKNISN; from the coding sequence ATGGAAACCCGAAATAAATTATCTATTGTTATGATTGCAAAAAATGCATCCGAACTTCTTGACGAATGCTTGCGCTCAGTAGAATGGGCTGATGAAATAATTATTGTTGACTCAGGAAGTACCGATAATACTGTAGAGATCGCTGAAAATTATGGTGCTCGAGTCTATCATACAAATCAATGGCCAGGATATGGAAAACAGAGGCAGAAAGCTCAACGTTATGCCAACGGCGATTATATTTTCGTGATAGATACAGATGAAAGAGTAACACCTGAATTACGCAATTCTATTGAAAAGATACTAGCAAAACCTGATATTGATAATAGAAATGTATATTTCTGTGCTAGAAGGAATCTCTTCCTTGGCCGATTTATGCGCCACAGCGGATGGTACCCAGATAATGTCATTCGCTTCTATGCCAATAACTGTTTTGCTTATAATGATAATACTGTACATGAATCTCTAAATTATGGTAGTGCATCTCTTAAAAAATTATCAGGTGACTTATTGCATTTAACATGCCGTGAGTTCTCAAGCTTCCAGAAAAAACAACTACATTACGCTTTGGCATGGGCAGAGGAACGGCACAGTCGAGGGAAACGGTGCCGCTATTCAGACATATTCATTCATACAGTCTTTGCATTTCTTAAAACATGGATATTTAGGGCTGGTTTTTTAGATGGAAAACAAGGATTGCTACTAGCCATAGTGAATTCTCAGTATACTTTTAATAAATATACAGAATTGTGGTCTCTACAAAAAAAGAACATATCGAATTAA
- a CDS encoding glycosyltransferase family 25 protein, giving the protein MEKNKVPVFIVSLAKDTNRRKSIADTLKKESIDFEFIDAILGSDLPREELDRIKASSPKEFNPTASEIGCSLSHQKIYSKIINEKIEWAIILEDDAIINSSLKHLINGLSEESTLKMCEENLYILGGQDGLSQRRKISLSFFNKININGIILKKLTYKPIYITRTCCYLVSRKLAINLHEEFNNNYYIADKWDYLYKKKCFKKIYLTEIISHPIVDISNSNIEKERLEKLDQEIKKESRKKGNIEKGINDFFFIIKKFLRSLKW; this is encoded by the coding sequence ATGGAAAAGAATAAAGTTCCAGTATTCATTGTATCTTTAGCTAAAGACACCAACAGAAGAAAATCCATCGCTGATACTCTAAAAAAAGAGAGTATTGATTTTGAGTTTATTGACGCGATACTAGGTTCTGATCTACCAAGAGAGGAGCTAGACAGGATTAAGGCTAGTTCGCCAAAAGAGTTTAATCCAACAGCATCGGAAATAGGATGCTCTTTAAGCCATCAAAAAATATATTCCAAAATAATTAATGAAAAAATAGAATGGGCTATTATTCTTGAAGATGATGCAATTATTAACTCCTCATTGAAGCATCTTATAAACGGATTATCTGAGGAGTCAACTCTCAAAATGTGCGAAGAGAATCTTTATATACTGGGCGGGCAAGATGGCCTTAGCCAGAGAAGAAAAATATCCTTGTCATTTTTTAACAAAATAAATATAAATGGTATTATTTTAAAAAAGCTAACCTATAAGCCAATATATATAACAAGAACATGTTGTTACCTTGTAAGTAGAAAGTTAGCAATAAATTTGCATGAAGAATTCAACAATAACTATTACATTGCTGATAAGTGGGACTATCTATACAAAAAAAAATGTTTTAAAAAAATATATCTAACAGAAATAATATCTCACCCCATCGTAGATATATCCAACAGTAATATTGAGAAAGAACGATTAGAGAAATTAGATCAAGAGATAAAAAAAGAGAGTAGAAAGAAAGGGAATATTGAAAAAGGTATTAATGATTTTTTCTTTATTATAAAAAAATTCTTACGTTCATTAAAATGGTAA